In Kutzneria kofuensis, the DNA window AGCGACCTCCTGGACGGGCAGTACCTGAACCTCCAGCTTATTGACCGGCGACGGGGACCGCGCTGGAGGGGTCGGACTCGGCCGCCCGGCGCCGGCGGCTGACCGCCCACCAGCCGATCGCGATGACCGCCGCGATGCCCGGGATGGAGAAGAAGGCGACCTGCTCGGCGCCGCCGGCGAAGCCCATCATCACCACGATCAGCGCCAGGAACGCCAGCGTCAGCCAGCCGGTCCAGGGCGCGCCCGGCATCCGGTAGCTCGGCCGCTCCAGCTCGCCGCGCAGCGCCGCCTGGCGCAGCCGCATCTGGCAGAACACCAGCGTGGCCCAGGTGGCGACGACGCCGAGCGAGGCGATCGCGGTGGCGATGTCGAACGCGGCGGTCGCGCCCTTGAACTGGTTGAGCGCGACACCGGCGACGTAGACGACGGAGGTGAACAGGATGCCGCCGTACGGGACGTGCCGGCTGCTCATCCTGCCGGCGAAGGCGGGGGCCTCCTTCTTGTCGGCCAGCGAGCGCAGCACGCGGCCGGTGGAGTACAGGCCGGAGTTGCAGGAGGACAGGGCCGCCGTGAGCACGATCGCGTTCATCACGTCGCCGACCCAGGGCAGGCCCAGCGCGCTGAACACGGTGACGAACGGGCTGGTGGAGCTGCTGTACATGATCGAGGGCAGCAGCATCGCCAGCAGGGTGACCGAGCCGACGTAGAAGATCGCGATCCGCCAGACGACGCCGTTGATGGCCTTCGGCATGACCTTGTGCGGGTCCTTGGTCTCGCCGGCGGCGATGCCGACCAGCTCGATCGCCGAGTACGCGAAGATGACCGCCTGCAGCGCGATCAGCGCGACGCCGATGCCGTGCGGGAAGAAGCCGCCGTCGGCGACCAGGTTGGCCGGGCCGGCCGGGTGGCCGGCGATGTTCGTGGACGTGACCACCAGGCCGATGCCGACCAGCAGGAACACCACGATCGCGGTGACCTTGATGACGGAGAACCAGAACTCCAGCTCGCCGAACAGCTTCACCGACACCAGGTTGATCACCAGCAGCGCCACCAGCGCGATCAGCGCGGTGATCCAGGTCGGCAGGTTCGGCAGCCAGCGCTGCACGTAGATGCCGACCGCGGTGATCTCGGCGACGCCGGTCATCGCCCAGTTCAGCCAGTACATCCAGCCCGAGGTGAAGCCGGCCCAGGGGCCGATGAACTCGCGGGCGTAGGTGACGAAGCTGCCGGACGTCGGCCGGTAGAGCACCAGCTCGCCCAGTGCCCGCATGACGAAGAAGGCGGCCAGGCCGCACAGCGCGTAGGACAGGATCAGGCCGGGGCCGGCGGCGTGCAGGCGGCCGCCGGCGCCGAGGAACAGGCCGACGCCGATGGCGCCGCCCATCGCGATCATCTGCACCTGGCGGTTGCCGAGGGACTTCGCATAGCCCTCGCCGTCACGGGAAAAATCCACGGAAACGGTCCCTTCGGTACTGCGAAAGGCGCGCGGAACCGCCCCGGCTCCGGCGCTGGAGAACTCGACCCCGGGTGAGGCGGACCACACCCGATGAGGTCGGGACTCTACTGAGCGAACGGAGCAGCGCTCTATTCCGTTTGAGCAAGCCTTGATGTGACGAATGCCACCGTTTAAGCGACGCCGACCAGTCGCAGTGCCGCCGTCGTGGCCGCCGCCAACACGACCACCAGCACGAACGGCACCTTGCGCCAGGCCGCCACGCCGCCGACAAATACACCGGCGGCCAGCGCCCAGCCGCCGAATTTGCCGCCGGGCACGAACGCGTTGACCGCCACGAGGGCAAGGAGCAGTGCCGTCGCGGCCATTGACAGCAGCATTTGCACGCGGGCCGGCACGGTGATGCGATTGCGCAGTTGGGGGCCGGCGAAGCGAATCCCATAGGTGCCGGCGGCAAGTGCGAGGACGACTGCCAGCGTCATGCCGTCACCGCCTTCTTCCGGGTGGGCAGCGCCGCGATCACACCCAAAGCCGCCAGCACCACCGGAATTCCCGGCGGCAGGAACGGCGTCGTCGCGACGGCGATCGCCGCCCCCAGCAGCGCCACCCGCAGCGTGACGCGGTCCTTCAGCGCCGGGAGGACGAGCGCGAACATCGCGGCGGGGAACGCGGCGTCCATGCCGAAGCGGTTCGGGTCGCCGATGACCTGCCCGATCAGGGCTCCCACCAGCGTGCCGCTGTTCCACGTGAGAAGGAGGGCCAGGCCGCAGGTCCAGAACGCCGCCTTGGCCCGCTTGCGGTCGCCCTGGGCCATCGCGAACGCCACCGACTCGTCGACGAGGATGTGGCTGCCGATGACGCGGGTCGCCAGCCGCTCGCCGAGCACGTCGCCGATGGCCAGGCCGAACGGCAGGTGCCGGGCGTTGAGCAGCAGGCCCGCGAACACCGCCGCGATCGGGCTGCCGCCCGCGGCGACGATGCCCACCACCATGAACTGCGAGCCGCCCGCGAAGACCAGCAGCGACATCGCGCAGACGAGCCAGATCGGGATGTGCGCGGCCACCGCGATCGCGCCGAAGGACGCTCCCGTGACGAACGCGGTCAGGGCTATGGGCGAGACATTGCGGATCAACGCCAGATCTAGTTGTCTCCGGTCTAATGTTCGCCAGATCGAACGAACCATAGCCCATACTGAACAGACGCCCCGGCGTTCGTCAAGCCGAACGTCCCGACCGATGGAACGAACACGTGGATCAGGACCGCAGTTCCGCCCCGCTGGACGTGATCGCCGCCGCGCTGCGCCGGGAACGCGACCGCGTCGGCCTGTCCCTCTCCGAGCTGGCCAAGCGCGCCGGCATCGCCAAGTCGACGCTGTCCCAGCTCGAGTCCGGCGCGGGCAACCCGAGCGTCGAGACCCTGTGGGCCCTGGGCGTGGCGCTCGGCGTCCCCTTTTCCCGCCTCGTCGATCCCCCCAAGCCCGCCGTCCTCGTCGTCCGCTTCGGCGAGGGGCCCTACGTTCGCTCCGAGCAGTCCAACTACTCCGCCACCCTGCTCTCCGCCTGTCCCCCGGGCGCGCGGCGGGACATCTACCTGATCACCATGAGCACCGACTCCGGCCGCCAGTCCGTGCCGCACATCCCGGGCTCCGTCGAGCACCTCATCGTCTCCACCGGCCGCGTGCTCGCCGGCCCCGCCGACGACCCCAGGGAACTCGGCCCCGGCGACTACCTCTCGTACCCCGGCGACGTCCCGCACATCTACCAGGCCCTCGACCCCGGCACCGTGGCGGTCCTGGTGATGGAGCACGTGTGAGCCCCGGCGAGTCACGCTCTGGGAACCACCGAATGCGGGTTTCCGGCAGAACTGAGTCCCGAGGCTCAGTTCTGCCCAGTTCCTACATTTCGGTGTGCCGCAGAGCGTGACTCGCGGGGGTTTGCGTTGACAGGGGCGGAAAGGCGTGGCTAACGTCGGGGACGGAGTCGAGAGGCGCTGCAGCGGACCGTGTCCGCCACGCTCGGCTCCGTGTGAACGTCACAAGGGCGCCTCCCCAGCGGGAGGCGCCCTTCGTCGTACGGGCCGCCTCCCCGCGAAGCATGCGGAGGAAACCGGAATGAGCGGGAAACTGAGGCAGGTCAACGGAATCGACTTCGCGGTGGCGGACCTGGCGCTGGCCGAGGCGGGGCGGCACCAGATCCGGTTGGCGGAGCTGGAGATGCCGGGCCTGATGGCGCTGCGCGAGGAGTTCGGCGAGAGCAAGCCGTTGCGGGGGGCGAGGATCGCGGGCTCGCTGCACATGACGGTGCAGACGGCGGTGCTGATCGAGACCCTGGTGGACCTGGGGGCACAGGTCCGCTGGGTGTCGTGCAACATCTTCTCCACGCAGGACGAGGCCGCGGCGGCGGTCGTGGTGGGCCGCGAGGGCACGGTGCACGAGCCGAAGGGGACCTCGGTGTTCGCCTGGAAGGGCGAGACGCTGGCGGAGTACTGGTGGTGCGCGGACCAGCTGTTCACCTTCCCCGACGGCCAGCCGCCGAACATGGTCGTCGACGACGGCGGCGACGCGACCCTGTTGGTGCACAAGGGAGTCGAGTTCGAGACGGCCGGAAAGGTGCCGGCGGCCACCGAGGAGGACGGCGAGGAGTACGGCATCCTGCTGGCCACCATCGCGGCGAGCATGGAGCGCGACCCCAAGCGGTTCACCCGGGTCGCGGAGCAGATGCGCGGCGTCACCGAGGAGACAACCGTTGGCGTGAAACGGATGTACAAGCTGGCGGCGGACGGCGAGCTGCTGTTCCCGGCGATCAACGTGAACGACTCGGTGACGAAGTCCAAGTTCGACAACAAGTACGGCATCCGGCACTCGCTGGCCGACGGCCTCAACCGCGCCACCGACGTGATGCTCGGCGGTAAGCTCGCGGTGGTCTGCGGCTACGGCGACGTGGGCAAGGGCGCCGCGGACTCGCTGCGCGGCCAGGGCGCGCGGGTGGTCGTCACGGAGATCGACCCGATCTGCGCGCTGCAGGCGGCGATGGAGGGCCTGGAGGTCGTGCACCTGGACGACGTGGTGCACAAGGCGGACATCTTCATCACCACCACCGGCAACTTCAACATCATCATGGCCGAGCACATGGGCCGGATGAAGCACAACGCGATCGTCGGCAACGTCGGACACTTCGACAACGAGATCGACATGGCCGGGCTGGCCCGGGTGCCGGGCATTCGCAAGATCGAGATCAAGCCGCAGGTGCACGAGTGGGTGTTCCCGGACGGGCACGCGATCATCGTGCTGTCCGAGGGCCGGCTGATGAACCTGGGCAACGCCACCGGGCATCCCAGCTTCGTCATGTCGAACTCGTTCTCCAACCAGGTGATCGCCCAGATCGAACTGTTCACCAAGCCGGGCGATTACCAGCGCGAGGTCTACCGGCTGCCCAAGCACCTGGACGAGAAGGTGGCCCGGCTGCACCTGGACGCGCTGGGCGTGCGGCTGACCGAGCTGAGCAAGGAGCAGGCCGAGTACATCGGGGTGGACGTCGCCGGTCCGTACAAGCCGGATCACTACCGGTACTGATACAGTCGCCTCACCGCCGCTGATGAAAACGTTTACAGACGTTCAGTGGAGTGAGGCGATGAGAAAACTCCTGACCGCGCTGGCCATCGCCGGCGCGTCCCTGACGGGAGTGGTCGCGCCTGCGGCGCACGCCGCGCCGCAGGCCGACCCGACCGCCGGTCTCAAGCAGTACAGCGACACGTTCAAGGTCCAGCATCCGTACGACCTGCCCCAGTCCGCACGCTTCTCCACGTCCGCGGGCCCGGTGTACAACGCCTGGATCATGAAGGGCGACAAGCCCTTCTCACAGGGGTCGGGCACCGGACCGCGGACCGAGATGCGCTGGGGCACCAACTGGTCGCGGACCGAGCACCAGTGGTCGGCCGACGTGCTGGTCGACTCCGGCACCGAGGGCGCCTGCATCATGCAGGTCAAGGGCGACACGGGTGGCGAGGCCGTCTACCTCAACGTGCACAACAACGGAAGTCTCTACAACAGCGTCAACAAGACGCCGATCGCCACCGGCCTGTGGGGCAAGTGGTTCCACCTGAACACCGACTTCAACCCGGCCGACGGGTCCTTCCGGGTGTGGATCGACGGCAGGCAGGTGCTCTCCGGCCACTACTCCGCGCCGGCCAGCAAGGTCTGGTACTTCAAGAACGGCGTCTACAACACCAACGGGGCCAAGGCCGAGGCCCACTTCAAGAACATCACCTTCTGGCAGAAGTAGTCAGTGGTGGCGGCTGCGGGACAGGAACGCCGTCACGCCGCGCTGGAAGTCCTCATAGGACACCGCCGGCCCACTGGCGAAGCTGTCGGCGGCGGCGCGGGTGGGTGACAGCCCGACGCTGACGGCCTGTTTCGCGGCGACCAACGCGGCCCGGGGCTGGGCGGCCACGGCGGCCACCAGCTCCGCGGTCGCGCCGGACAACTCCGCCGACGGCACCCGCCGGTTGGCCAGCCCGGCGGCGACGGCCTCGGCGGCGTCCAGCAACCGCCCGGTGTACAGCAACTCCCGCGCCAGGCCGTGCCCGGCGAGCAGCGCCAGCCGGGCGGCGAAGGCCGGGCTGACAAGGATCCCCAGCCGCGCGATGGGCATGCCGATGCGGGCGTCGTCGGCGAAGACCCGCAGGTCACAGGCCAGGGCCAGCTGGCAGCCGGCGCCGGCGGCGACGCCGCTGACCTGCGCGATCACCGGCGTCGGACACTCCTCGA includes these proteins:
- a CDS encoding amino acid permease; amino-acid sequence: MIAMGGAIGVGLFLGAGGRLHAAGPGLILSYALCGLAAFFVMRALGELVLYRPTSGSFVTYAREFIGPWAGFTSGWMYWLNWAMTGVAEITAVGIYVQRWLPNLPTWITALIALVALLVINLVSVKLFGELEFWFSVIKVTAIVVFLLVGIGLVVTSTNIAGHPAGPANLVADGGFFPHGIGVALIALQAVIFAYSAIELVGIAAGETKDPHKVMPKAINGVVWRIAIFYVGSVTLLAMLLPSIMYSSSTSPFVTVFSALGLPWVGDVMNAIVLTAALSSCNSGLYSTGRVLRSLADKKEAPAFAGRMSSRHVPYGGILFTSVVYVAGVALNQFKGATAAFDIATAIASLGVVATWATLVFCQMRLRQAALRGELERPSYRMPGAPWTGWLTLAFLALIVVMMGFAGGAEQVAFFSIPGIAAVIAIGWWAVSRRRRAAESDPSSAVPVAGQ
- a CDS encoding AzlD domain-containing protein, giving the protein MTLAVVLALAAGTYGIRFAGPQLRNRITVPARVQMLLSMAATALLLALVAVNAFVPGGKFGGWALAAGVFVGGVAAWRKVPFVLVVVLAAATTAALRLVGVA
- a CDS encoding AzlC family ABC transporter permease; protein product: MIRNVSPIALTAFVTGASFGAIAVAAHIPIWLVCAMSLLVFAGGSQFMVVGIVAAGGSPIAAVFAGLLLNARHLPFGLAIGDVLGERLATRVIGSHILVDESVAFAMAQGDRKRAKAAFWTCGLALLLTWNSGTLVGALIGQVIGDPNRFGMDAAFPAAMFALVLPALKDRVTLRVALLGAAIAVATTPFLPPGIPVVLAALGVIAALPTRKKAVTA
- a CDS encoding helix-turn-helix domain-containing protein — protein: MDQDRSSAPLDVIAAALRRERDRVGLSLSELAKRAGIAKSTLSQLESGAGNPSVETLWALGVALGVPFSRLVDPPKPAVLVVRFGEGPYVRSEQSNYSATLLSACPPGARRDIYLITMSTDSGRQSVPHIPGSVEHLIVSTGRVLAGPADDPRELGPGDYLSYPGDVPHIYQALDPGTVAVLVMEHV
- the ahcY gene encoding adenosylhomocysteinase, with the translated sequence MSGKLRQVNGIDFAVADLALAEAGRHQIRLAELEMPGLMALREEFGESKPLRGARIAGSLHMTVQTAVLIETLVDLGAQVRWVSCNIFSTQDEAAAAVVVGREGTVHEPKGTSVFAWKGETLAEYWWCADQLFTFPDGQPPNMVVDDGGDATLLVHKGVEFETAGKVPAATEEDGEEYGILLATIAASMERDPKRFTRVAEQMRGVTEETTVGVKRMYKLAADGELLFPAINVNDSVTKSKFDNKYGIRHSLADGLNRATDVMLGGKLAVVCGYGDVGKGAADSLRGQGARVVVTEIDPICALQAAMEGLEVVHLDDVVHKADIFITTTGNFNIIMAEHMGRMKHNAIVGNVGHFDNEIDMAGLARVPGIRKIEIKPQVHEWVFPDGHAIIVLSEGRLMNLGNATGHPSFVMSNSFSNQVIAQIELFTKPGDYQREVYRLPKHLDEKVARLHLDALGVRLTELSKEQAEYIGVDVAGPYKPDHYRY
- a CDS encoding polysaccharide lyase family 7 protein, whose amino-acid sequence is MRKLLTALAIAGASLTGVVAPAAHAAPQADPTAGLKQYSDTFKVQHPYDLPQSARFSTSAGPVYNAWIMKGDKPFSQGSGTGPRTEMRWGTNWSRTEHQWSADVLVDSGTEGACIMQVKGDTGGEAVYLNVHNNGSLYNSVNKTPIATGLWGKWFHLNTDFNPADGSFRVWIDGRQVLSGHYSAPASKVWYFKNGVYNTNGAKAEAHFKNITFWQK
- a CDS encoding enoyl-CoA hydratase/isomerase family protein, with the protein product MSANVLVRGQGRSAEVVLGSGGSANALGHDDWRALETAFRQFARDEDIRVIVVRGSGSTFSAGSDLREWVHAAPDDVDRAFAAMEAACTAIEECPTPVIAQVSGVAAGAGCQLALACDLRVFADDARIGMPIARLGILVSPAFAARLALLAGHGLARELLYTGRLLDAAEAVAAGLANRRVPSAELSGATAELVAAVAAQPRAALVAAKQAVSVGLSPTRAAADSFASGPAVSYEDFQRGVTAFLSRSRHH